A single Amphiprion ocellaris isolate individual 3 ecotype Okinawa chromosome 15, ASM2253959v1, whole genome shotgun sequence DNA region contains:
- the dmac1 gene encoding distal membrane-arm assembly complex protein 1, with translation MSTAPEVPAGGAAVPENKPGQMFKSCWSCRVISGGGLVLSGAYVFNAARKMMRHGGPTSMGTVAQITFAAGLAAWGLVILADPVGKAQRKT, from the exons ATGTCAACAGCCCCGGAGGTCCCGGCAGGAGGAGCCGCTGTCCCCGAAAACAAACCGGGCCAGATGTTTaagagctgctggagctgcagggTTATCTCCGGCGGAGGTCTGGTCCTGTCCGGGGCTTATGTGTTCAACGCTGCCCGGAAAATGATGCGACATGGCGGACCCACTTCCATGGGCACAGTGGCGCAGATTACATTTGCTGCAG GATTGGCTGCCTGGGGGCTCGTTATCCTCGCTGACCCGGTAGGAAAAGCTCAGAGGAAGACGTGA